One region of Metallibacterium scheffleri genomic DNA includes:
- a CDS encoding UPF0149 family protein yields the protein MKTVTDDDLQRLGEFLAADDAPKAMDVATLEGWLTALAIGPGLVLPSAWLPWVWDFEQGQEAVTFQSEQQANEVLSTLMGLSNRIIGTFQQDPASFEPVFYRRVAWGAPEWCEGFLKATQLFDAEAWAALWAMDVFKAIGDADGTSLVTPFLRLGDATGMEITDQEGDPQRWVDAIVPALVGIHAYWAKHKKSPAGGRASAPARRASPKVGRNDLCPCGSSRKFKQCCGRPQTLH from the coding sequence ATGAAAACCGTCACCGATGACGACCTGCAGCGCCTGGGCGAATTTCTCGCCGCGGATGACGCGCCGAAAGCCATGGATGTCGCCACGCTCGAAGGCTGGCTGACCGCGCTGGCGATTGGCCCCGGCCTGGTGCTGCCTTCCGCCTGGCTGCCCTGGGTCTGGGACTTCGAGCAGGGTCAGGAGGCAGTGACCTTTCAGAGCGAGCAGCAGGCCAACGAGGTGTTGAGCACCCTCATGGGCTTATCAAACCGGATCATCGGAACCTTCCAGCAGGATCCCGCATCGTTCGAGCCGGTCTTCTACCGCCGCGTGGCGTGGGGTGCGCCGGAGTGGTGCGAGGGCTTTCTCAAGGCCACGCAGCTTTTCGACGCCGAGGCCTGGGCCGCGCTTTGGGCCATGGATGTTTTCAAAGCCATAGGTGATGCCGACGGCACCAGCCTGGTGACGCCCTTCCTGCGCCTGGGCGATGCAACTGGGATGGAGATCACGGATCAGGAAGGCGACCCGCAGCGGTGGGTGGATGCCATCGTGCCGGCACTGGTGGGCATCCATGCCTACTGGGCGAAACACAAGAAGAGCCCCGCGGGCGGGCGGGCCAGTGCACCCGCGCGGCGCGCCTCACCGAAGGTGGGCCGCAACGATCTCTGCCCGTGCGGTTCGAGCAGGAAGTTCAAACAGTGCTGCGGTAGACCGCAGACCTTGCATTGA
- a CDS encoding restriction endonuclease subunit S has protein sequence MSHYKRYPAYKDSGVEWIGKVPEHWEVKRLRHAAALNPAPEWRELERQQTEYPFLPMEAIGEAGELDVNGRKPLDECRSGYTYFAEGDVVYAKVTPCFENGKGAVIRGLEGGHGFGTTELTVLRATAIDRDYLYALTFADSFRRPGASEMLGSGGLKRVPDEFVRNYRAAIPPIAEQCAIAAGLDRETARIDALIAKKTRFIELLKEKRQALITHAVTKGLDPNVKMKDSGVEWIGEVPEHWEVCRLGSLYREAVRTGDPSLPILSISIHDGITDDELAPEDRDRQIYQIEDRTKYKRVRPNDLAYNMMRAWQGAFGAVAVDGLVSPAYVVAEPSGELRSTYIENLLRTPMAVEEMRRFSRGIADFRMRLYWEYFRDLHVCVPPLDEQDEILVDLSHRGARMERLGETTERSITLLKERRSALITAAVTGKIDLACGYNA, from the coding sequence ATGAGCCACTACAAGCGCTATCCAGCCTACAAGGACTCCGGTGTGGAGTGGATTGGAAAGGTGCCGGAGCATTGGGAAGTGAAGCGGCTGCGACACGCCGCGGCGCTGAACCCCGCGCCGGAATGGCGGGAGCTTGAGCGACAACAGACGGAGTATCCGTTCCTGCCGATGGAGGCTATTGGCGAGGCAGGCGAACTTGATGTCAACGGGCGCAAGCCGCTCGATGAGTGCCGCAGCGGATACACCTACTTCGCGGAAGGCGATGTTGTCTACGCCAAGGTCACGCCCTGCTTCGAGAATGGTAAAGGCGCTGTCATTCGTGGTCTGGAGGGTGGTCATGGCTTCGGCACGACCGAGCTGACGGTACTGCGGGCAACCGCGATTGATCGCGACTACTTGTACGCGTTGACGTTTGCCGATTCTTTCAGGCGGCCAGGCGCCTCGGAAATGCTCGGCAGCGGCGGACTCAAGCGCGTACCAGATGAGTTTGTGCGTAACTACCGGGCAGCGATCCCGCCCATCGCGGAACAATGCGCCATCGCCGCCGGCCTCGACCGCGAAACCGCCCGCATCGACGCGCTGATCGCGAAGAAGACGCGCTTCATCGAGCTGCTGAAGGAAAAGCGTCAGGCGCTGATCACGCACGCCGTCACCAAGGGCCTCGACCCGAACGTGAAGATGAAGGATTCCGGCGTGGAGTGGATCGGGGAGGTGCCGGAGCATTGGGAGGTCTGCCGGCTTGGGTCGCTCTATCGGGAGGCTGTACGAACCGGTGATCCGTCGCTGCCAATCCTCTCAATCTCGATCCACGACGGGATCACGGATGACGAGCTTGCGCCCGAGGACCGGGACCGGCAGATCTACCAGATCGAAGACCGCACCAAGTACAAGCGAGTCCGGCCAAATGATCTCGCTTACAACATGATGCGTGCGTGGCAGGGCGCGTTTGGTGCCGTCGCAGTTGATGGCTTGGTAAGTCCAGCCTATGTCGTGGCCGAACCATCAGGCGAACTGCGCAGCACTTATATCGAGAATCTACTTCGCACGCCCATGGCTGTCGAAGAAATGCGCCGATTCTCGCGAGGTATCGCAGACTTCCGGATGCGACTGTACTGGGAGTACTTCCGGGATCTGCATGTTTGCGTGCCGCCACTTGATGAGCAGGACGAGATTCTGGTTGACCTATCTCATCGTGGTGCGCGAATGGAAAGACTCGGCGAGACAACTGAGCGCAGCATCACCCTCCTCAAAGAACGCCGCTCCGCCCTCATCACCGCCGCCGTGACGGGGAAGATTGATTTGGCATGCGGATATAACGCATGA
- a CDS encoding Abi family protein: MLPVNHARLASTDFGRQAHFGGFFILGRRVNTPRKAPAKPATTLDEQIALLRRRGMTIVDEDRARHYLGHINYYRLRGYWMGYEQPDGVGEHPFRPGTTFEAVIDLYDFDRRLRLEINDVIERFEVSLRTHWAYVLGHRDGPIAHRNATLFNASHPDLLRRVETLYNDRKEVFLRHYLDRDEEPPIWALCEALSLGDLSKWLRSLKHHPDRQAIADAYGLHERPFGSFVEHLAYIRNVCAHHARLWNRRLVVAALALPKKPSELVAQLQHDPAQARRLYNALTVLAWLMRIISPRSTWRERMRMLIAERPDLWEDMGFPQGWQNFDLWREGTP, translated from the coding sequence ATGCTTCCCGTTAACCATGCCCGCCTCGCCTCTACCGACTTCGGTCGGCAAGCGCATTTTGGCGGGTTTTTCATTTTGGGTCGGCGCGTGAACACGCCGCGCAAAGCCCCGGCCAAGCCTGCCACCACGCTCGACGAGCAAATCGCTCTGCTGCGTCGGCGCGGCATGACCATCGTCGACGAGGACCGGGCCCGGCACTATCTCGGGCACATCAACTACTACCGGTTGCGCGGTTATTGGATGGGCTACGAGCAGCCCGACGGTGTCGGAGAGCATCCATTCCGGCCGGGCACCACGTTCGAGGCGGTCATCGACCTCTACGACTTCGACCGCCGCCTGCGGCTGGAGATCAACGACGTGATCGAGCGCTTCGAGGTGTCCCTTCGTACCCACTGGGCCTATGTCCTGGGGCACCGGGACGGGCCGATTGCGCATCGCAACGCGACACTGTTCAATGCCAGCCACCCGGATCTTTTGCGGCGCGTTGAAACGCTCTACAACGACCGGAAAGAGGTCTTCCTGCGGCATTACCTCGACCGCGATGAGGAACCGCCGATCTGGGCCCTGTGCGAGGCGCTGTCGCTGGGTGATCTGTCCAAGTGGTTGCGGTCCCTGAAGCACCACCCCGATCGTCAGGCCATCGCTGACGCCTATGGGCTCCACGAAAGGCCCTTTGGCTCCTTCGTCGAGCACCTCGCCTACATCCGCAATGTTTGCGCGCATCACGCTCGGCTGTGGAACAGGCGACTTGTGGTGGCCGCTCTCGCGTTGCCGAAGAAGCCGTCTGAGCTCGTCGCGCAACTCCAGCACGATCCAGCGCAAGCGAGACGCCTGTACAACGCCTTGACCGTGCTGGCCTGGCTGATGCGCATCATCAGCCCACGATCGACCTGGCGCGAACGGATGCGCATGCTGATCGCGGAGCGCCCGGATCTCTGGGAGGACATGGGGTTCCCGCAGGGCTGGCAGAACTTCGACCTCTGGCGGGAGGGCACGCCATGA
- a CDS encoding type I restriction-modification system subunit M, with protein MVEGNGSGASLADFIWKNAEDLWGDFKHTDFGKVILPFTLLRRLECVLDPTRKDVVAAYATHKGSGIDTDLILRQITRYPFYNTSDYTLGTLGGTKTRQNLQDYVARFSDNARVIFEQFDFSNTVVRLDKAGLLFKICTNFAGIDLHPEVVPDRVMSNLYEHLIRRFGAEVNEGAEDFMTPRDVVHLATTLLLDPDDALFEANPGLIRTLYDPACGTGGFLSDAVSHVAEYGNRFKVSPVLVPYGQELEPETHAVCLAGMLLRTLACDPGRDLSKNIAGPYSTLSRDAFAGERFHYGLANPPFGKKWEKDQKAVEAEHKDRGFDGRFGPGLPRINDGSMLFLLHLASKLELPEKGGGRAAIVLSGSPLFNGGAGSGESEVRRWLLESDLVEAIVALPTEIFFRTGIGTYLWILSNKKPDHRRHKVQLINATGLWTSIRNEGNKRRKISDEQIRQIADLYAAAEPGELSRVLDYRTFGYRRIRVLRPLRMRLHVTEEGLAKLREEKAWLKLKHVQQAAWVDVLAAHLGSVQPFSWAERLVADVARADAEVGKVGKTFVKALVRALGVRDREGEPVLDSDDKAVADPDLTDYENVPLAECVEDYFAREVLPHVPDAWIDETFRDDKDKGMGRVGYEINFNRYFYKYVPPRKLEEIDADLKQVEAEIAALLGEVTE; from the coding sequence ATGGTCGAGGGCAACGGTTCTGGCGCTTCGCTGGCGGACTTCATCTGGAAGAACGCCGAAGACCTCTGGGGGGACTTCAAGCACACGGACTTCGGCAAGGTCATCCTGCCGTTCACGCTGCTGCGCCGTCTGGAGTGCGTACTGGATCCGACTCGAAAAGACGTGGTCGCGGCCTATGCGACCCACAAGGGCAGCGGGATCGATACGGACCTGATCCTGCGCCAGATCACCCGTTACCCCTTCTACAACACGTCCGACTACACGCTGGGCACGCTGGGTGGCACAAAGACCCGGCAGAACCTGCAGGACTACGTGGCTCGGTTCTCGGACAATGCCCGCGTCATCTTCGAGCAGTTCGACTTCAGCAATACGGTGGTTCGCCTGGACAAGGCTGGCTTGCTGTTCAAGATCTGCACGAACTTCGCCGGCATCGACCTGCACCCTGAGGTCGTCCCCGACCGGGTGATGAGCAACCTGTACGAGCACCTGATCCGCCGCTTCGGCGCGGAAGTAAACGAAGGGGCCGAGGACTTCATGACCCCGCGGGACGTGGTTCATCTGGCGACCACGCTGCTGCTCGACCCGGACGACGCGCTGTTCGAGGCCAATCCGGGCTTGATCCGCACGCTCTATGACCCGGCCTGCGGTACGGGCGGTTTCCTCTCGGATGCCGTGAGCCATGTTGCCGAATACGGCAACCGGTTCAAGGTGTCGCCGGTACTAGTTCCCTACGGCCAGGAACTGGAGCCGGAGACGCATGCGGTGTGCCTGGCCGGCATGCTGCTGCGCACCCTGGCTTGCGATCCCGGCCGCGACCTCTCCAAGAACATCGCAGGCCCCTACAGCACATTGTCACGCGATGCCTTTGCCGGCGAGCGGTTTCACTATGGCCTGGCCAATCCGCCCTTTGGCAAGAAGTGGGAGAAGGATCAAAAGGCGGTCGAGGCCGAGCACAAGGACAGGGGGTTCGACGGACGCTTTGGTCCGGGCCTGCCCCGCATCAACGACGGCTCGATGCTGTTCCTGCTGCATCTGGCCAGCAAGCTTGAGCTGCCGGAGAAAGGCGGTGGTCGCGCCGCGATCGTGCTGTCCGGCTCGCCCCTGTTCAACGGCGGCGCCGGATCGGGCGAATCAGAGGTCCGCCGCTGGCTGCTGGAGAGCGACCTGGTCGAGGCCATCGTCGCCCTGCCGACGGAGATCTTCTTCCGCACAGGGATCGGCACCTACCTCTGGATCCTCTCCAACAAGAAGCCCGACCACCGCCGGCACAAAGTCCAGCTGATCAATGCCACCGGTCTGTGGACCTCCATCCGGAACGAGGGCAATAAGCGCCGCAAGATCAGTGACGAGCAGATCCGGCAGATTGCGGACCTGTACGCGGCCGCCGAGCCGGGCGAGCTGAGCCGGGTACTCGACTACCGGACCTTCGGCTACCGGCGCATCCGGGTGTTGCGCCCGTTGCGCATGCGCCTGCATGTCACCGAAGAAGGCCTAGCCAAGCTCCGCGAGGAGAAAGCCTGGCTGAAGCTCAAGCACGTGCAGCAAGCCGCATGGGTAGACGTGCTGGCCGCGCACCTTGGCTCCGTCCAGCCGTTCAGTTGGGCCGAGCGCCTGGTGGCCGACGTGGCGCGTGCCGATGCCGAGGTGGGCAAGGTCGGCAAGACCTTCGTCAAGGCCCTGGTCCGCGCGCTTGGCGTGCGGGACCGGGAAGGGGAACCCGTCCTTGACTCGGACGACAAGGCCGTTGCCGATCCCGATCTAACCGATTACGAGAATGTCCCTCTCGCCGAGTGCGTCGAGGACTACTTCGCGCGCGAAGTGCTGCCGCATGTGCCGGATGCCTGGATCGACGAAACCTTCCGCGACGACAAAGACAAGGGCATGGGCCGCGTCGGCTACGAGATCAACTTCAACCGCTACTTCTACAAGTACGTTCCGCCGCGAAAGCTCGAGGAGATCGACGCTGACCTGAAGCAGGTCGAAGCCGAGATCGCAGCCTTGTTGGGCGAGGTGACCGAGTGA